In Burkholderia sp. NRF60-BP8, a single window of DNA contains:
- a CDS encoding YqgE/AlgH family protein → MSKPSDRINLTNQFLIAMPNMADPTFSGTVIYLCDHSERGALGLVINRPTDIDLESLFNRIDLKLDIEPLLHIPVYFGGPVQTERGFVLHEPVEGASYNSSMSVDGGLEMTTSKDVLEAVATGTGPKRFLLTLGHAGWGAGQLEEEISRNGWLTVAADPRIVFDTPAEERFEAALGLLGVSSSMLSGEAGHA, encoded by the coding sequence ATGTCAAAGCCTTCCGATCGCATCAATCTCACCAACCAGTTCCTGATCGCCATGCCCAACATGGCCGATCCGACGTTCTCGGGAACGGTGATCTATCTTTGCGATCACAGCGAGCGCGGTGCGCTCGGCCTCGTCATCAATCGTCCGACCGACATCGACCTCGAATCGCTGTTCAACCGCATCGATCTGAAGCTCGACATCGAGCCGCTGCTGCACATTCCCGTGTACTTCGGCGGCCCGGTCCAGACCGAGCGCGGCTTCGTGCTGCACGAGCCGGTCGAGGGCGCGAGCTACAACTCGTCGATGTCCGTCGACGGCGGGCTCGAGATGACGACGTCGAAGGACGTGCTCGAGGCGGTCGCGACGGGCACCGGCCCGAAGCGCTTCCTGCTGACGCTCGGCCATGCAGGCTGGGGCGCCGGGCAGCTCGAGGAAGAAATTTCCCGCAACGGCTGGCTGACGGTCGCCGCCGATCCGCGCATCGTGTTCGACACGCCGGCCGAAGAGCGCTTCGAAGCGGCGCTCGGCCTGCTCGGCGTCAGCTCGTCGATGCTGTCCGGCGAGGCAGGGCACGCATGA